GCGACGTGCCGGCCTTGCCCTTGTATTCCCAATGCGCCGCTGCCTTGTCGGCGGCCTGAACACTTCCCATGGCAGCCAGCGCGGCTGCCGCCAAAATCATTTTTGTTTTCATGAGTGACCCGATTGATCGACGTTGATGGTGCGCCGTTCGCGCGGGCATGCCCGCGCGATCCGGCAGCAGCGACGTTAACAGGATTGCAGGAAAGATTTTGTTAAGGCAAGATGAGCCGAAACTTAAGATGCAAGGTACAGTCGTCACGGCAAGCGAACGGAACACTTTCCTGGCGTCGCAGCTCTTGCAGTATCGATGGTCGAGGCCGCCGCCACCACTCCCGTTCGGGCAGGCGCGACGCATTGCGGAACACACCGGCCCGCACCGCGGAAATGCAGGCTGAAACCACGCGCAGGCCGATACCGACCCCAGGCCCGGTCAGCCGAGCGCCAGCCCTGTCGCCCCGTGCCGCAGCAGATCTTCAATGAGTTCGGCAACGGCACTGGCCGGCGCGGAGCCGAGATCGATCCGGAACCGCAGGCCATCGCCCGCGCGCGCGGGATCGCCGAGGAAATGCACCACGCCACGCAAGCCTTCGGCATTTCTCGGATAAGCATCGTCGGCGTCGAACCAGCGCAGGAACCAGGCGCGCATCAGCGTATTGACCTCGGCATCGGGGATACCGGCGATGTGCAGGTTGAGCCAGTCCCACGAAAACGCCGACACGGCAACGGGCACACCGCCCAGTTCCACGCGCAGCGGCTCGATCCCGACGCATTCCGCCGCGTCGACCGATTGCACCCCGCCCAGCGCCTTGCGCACCAGGTCGCAGCGGCATGGCGTGTCGAGCAGGCCGTCACCGGCCGGGCTCCCGTCGGGCCGGCGCACCACCGGCTCGACATGGAAGCCCGGTCCGGTCGCGGCATGCGACAGCTGGTCGATATAGGGACGCCGGATGCGTTCCAGCAGCGCCACGAGGGTCATGGTGATTCCCGTATGCCGGGCCGGTCCGTCACGACCCGGTCCGCAGGCTCAGGTCGACACCCACCTCGTCCCAGTTCTCCTGCTCCTTCTCGAACCAGTACGACAGGGTGGGATGCCCGCTGACCAGCTCGCGTCGCAGTTCCAGTTCGATGCGGTTCTTCATCCGCAGCTTCGGCTGCGCGTCCGCCACGGTGATCCGGGCGTGCATGAACACGATCGCCAGCCGCAGCGCCACCACGGCCCGGGCGAAATCGGCATCGGCCAGGAATTCCTCCACCTTGCGCAGGTTGCCCTTCTGCGCCATCAGCAGCCGGCTCATCGTGCGCTGGTCGCGCGTGGTGAAACCCGGCAGGTCGGCATTCTCGATCATGTAGGCGCCATGCTTGTGGTGCCCCGTCTGCGACACTGCCTGGCCCACCTCATGCAGCAGGGCGCTCCAGTACAGCAGCCGCGCCGCCGTGTCGGTGGCCGGCTTGAGCTGCTCGAGCAGCGCCAGCGCATCGTCGGCCACGCGCGCGGCGCGGGCCTCGTCGACGTGGAACTTGCGCGCGAAATCGCGCACCGATTGCTCGCGCCGGTCGCGCCGCATCTCGCGCAGGGTCAGGTCCCACATCACGCCCATCCGCAAACCCGCCTCGATCGGCGCCAGTTCATCGATGTCCAGTTCGTGCATCACGCCGATCAGGATCGCCAGGCCGCCCACCACGGTCGACGCGCGGTCCGGGCGCAGGCCCGGCATGTCGATCCGGTTGACGTGGCCGAAAGCGATGAAGCGGCGCTTCAGCGCATCGAGGCTGTCCGGCGTGATGCCCTTGCCCAGGCCGTTCTTTTCGATCACGTCGGCGATCGCCCGGATCGTGCCGGAGGAGCCATAGGCCCGTTTCCAGAACTGCGGCATGTACGGCGGCGCGCCATCCTCGAAATGGCTGCGCGCGGACAGGATCGCCGCCTCGTAGGACGGTGCGTCGACATAGCCGTTGACGAAGAACGCCAGGCTCTGCTTGACGCTGCCCACGCTGAACGATTCGACCCGCTCGATATCGGGCCCGCGCCCGAGGATCAGTTCGGTGGAACCGCCGCCGATGTCGACCACGAGGCGCCGCTCGTTCGGCTGCGCCAGCGCATTGGCCACGCCCATGTAGATCAGCCGCCCTTCCTCCTCGCCCGAAATGATCTCGATCGGGAAGCCGATGGCCGCCTCGGCCTGCGGCAGGAAGGTGGCGATGTTCTGCGCCTGGCGCATCGTGGAGGTGGCCACCACGCGCACCGCGTCGAGCTGGTAGGCCGACAGCGTGATCGCGAAGTTCTGCAGGCATGCGATGGCCTTCTCGCGCGCCGCTTCGGTAAGGTTGCCGGCGGCGTCGAGGCCGGCGGCCAGCCGGATCGGTTCCCGCATGCTTTTCAGCACGCGGATCGTGTCGCCGTCATGTTTGCCTATTGAAAGGCGGAAACTGTTCGATCCGAGATCGACCGCTGCATACATCGGGGATTCCATTGATTTATATTGTTTATATTGAAAATCCTATCACATTAGACCGCCCTCATGACGGCTTCATGACAGGATTCGTGCGCGCTGGCCAGCTTCAGGTGCCGGTGTCCTCGTCGTGCACCGGCGGGGGCGCGGCCACCACCTGGTTGCGGCCGCGCAGCTTGGCCGCCTGCAGCGCCTCGTCGGCGCGCTTGAACAGGCTGACGGTGGAGTCGTCGGCACGGATCGTCGTCACGCCCAGGCTGGCCGTCAGCGAGATCACCGCGCGTTCCGCCTTCACCGGGTTCGCCTCGATCGATGCGCGAATCCGCTCGGCCACGACCACCGCGTCCGCCAGCGTGGTGCGCGGCAGCTGGATGGCGAATTCGGCGCCGCCCAGCCGTCCCATCATGTCGCTGTCGCGCAACTGGCCGCGGCAGGCCTCCACCATCGCCTTCAGCACCTTGTCCCCCGTGCCGTGGCCATAATGATCGTTGACGCGCTTGAACCCGTCCAGGTTCAGGATCAGCAGCGCGGTGGGCGTGCCGGGCCGGCGCGCCAGCGCGAGCCACGGCGCCAGCGCCCCGTAGAAGCCCTGGCGGTTCGGCACATCGGTCAGCGCGTCCACCACCTCCAGCCGCGCCAGATCTGCCTGCAGCGTCTCGCGCGCCAGCAGCAGGTAGCCGGCGGCGCCGATCAGCATCGCCAGGTAGAAGGCCACGTAGCCAAGGCCCTGCAGCTGCGCCGGGCCCACGCCCGTCCAGCCCTGCGGCAGCGCCATGGCCAGCAGCCCGCGCCCGGCAATGGCCAGGCCCAGGGCGGCCAGCGCCACCGCCAGGAAGCGGCGCAGCATCGTGGCCGTGCTCCAGCCCAGGCCCAGCGCCGCGGCGCCGGCCAGGTAGAACGCGCCGACGATGGCGGAGCCGGCCGCCACCCGCAGGGCGGGATCGGCATCGAGCACATGGCAGGCGAGCCAGCCGGCGGCGGCCAGCCCCAGGGCGGGCAGCACGGCGCGGCGCCAGCCCGCGCGCCCGGCGCGCTCCCACAGCGCGCCGGCATCGAGCGCCACGCCGGCGAACAGCGCCACGTTGGCGACCGGGCCGGCCAGCGTTTCGGGAATCACGCCGCGGAAGTACAGCAGCAGCCATGCCACCGCCTGGCACTGCCTGGCCAGCGTGAAGGTGGCCAGCGCGCCGCGCTGGCGGTTGTCCGCATCATGAAAGAAAAGCGCTGCGCACAGTGCGAGATTGCCCAGCGCCAGGGCGAGGACCAGCGTCCTGACGTCCACGTCAGATCTCGTGCTCGACGTTGGTGGTGCCGTCGCCGACCTTGGACGCCCAGGCGACGGTGAAGAATGTCTTCTCTTCCTCGGTGGGCGCCTCGTGCCAGAACACGATCAGCGTGCCCTTGTGATCGTGCAGCTGGCTGCATTTCTCGATGAAGTGCTGCTTGCCCGCCGCATCGGCCAGCGCGGCGGCATAGCCATAGACCCGGTTCAGCCGCTCGATGCGGTCTGGCTCGGTGAAGCTGTTGGTCGCGGTAATGGTCGGGTGGTCCAGGAACATCGGTATTCTCCATCGGGGCGGCGGGCCGTGTACCCATAAAGGTTTTCGTGCAAGTGCGCCGCCGGGGTACACTTTGTGCCTGAGAGCTTAGCAGAACAGCGCCCCCGACACCAATGACACGCCCCGCCACGCCGACACGCATCCTCCCCGCATTTTCCGTTCATATCCTCCCCCACCTTGCTGCGCATCTTCCAATTTCATGGCCCCGATCCTCGACCAGACTTCCCGCGAGCCAGTGCTCCTCAGCCGCCGCAACGGCCGCCTGACGCTGGAATTCGTGCCCGGCGAGGTGCAAAGCCAGATGGACCTGGCCGATCCGCACCGGCTGGTGCTGGCCTACGCGCGGGCAATGATGTGCTTCGTGCTGTTCAAGCCCCGCCCGGCGCATATCGTGATGGTGGGCCTGGGCGGCGGTTCGCTGGCCAAGTTCTGCCACCGCTACCTGCCCCACGCGCGTATCACGGTCCTGGAACTGTCGGCCGAGGTGATCGCGCTGCGCGAGCACTTCGCCGTGCCGCCCGACAGCGAACGCTTCCGCGTGATCCATGCCGACGCCGCCCGTCACATGCCGCGGCTGGCCAATAGCGCGGACGTGCTGCTGGTGGACGGTTTCGACGCTTCCGGCCTGCCGCCGGCGCTGGGCAGCGCGCGCTTCTACGCGGATTGCCGGCGCGCCCTGCGGCCCGACGGCCTGCTGGTGGCGAACATCTTCAGCTACGATCCGAACTACCCGGCGATCGCGCGCCGGCTGCGCCAGGCGTTCGGCGACAACGTGTGCCAGTTGCGCGGCGTCGCCGGCAACAACCACATCGTGTTCGCGCTGCGCCCGGCCGAGGGCATGCCGGCGCGCGCGGCCACCCGCGCCCAGCGCCTGGTGCAGCGCATCGCGCTGTGCGGCGCACTCTGGCCGGGACTGGCGCCCTTCAACCGCCTGCTGGCGCACTGGGTGGTCGCCCGCCTGCGTGCCGGGTAGCCACGCGCCACTTACGTGCAATAAGACAACAATAAGTTCCTACTGATTACATTCTTATCGGCAACTTGCGGCTTTTGTGACACACTGACGCCCGGGCATCATGTCCGCGTTTTTTGTTCATCCACAGGAGTCCCATGGCACGCAGGTTCACCCCGGTATCGTTCGCGGCGGCGGTAACGCTGGCGGCCGGCCTGTGCGTGACAGGCACCCTGTTCATCGCCGTCAGCGCGCTGGAATATGGCAAGCTGTCGGCGGGTTTCCAGCAGCGCGCCAGCCTGCGCGTGGCCGCGATCCGGCGCGGGCTGGACGATACGGTCGAGGTGCTGACGGTCACCAACCAGCTGTTCCGCACCATGCCCGAGGTGACGCAGGCGCAGTTCGGCGATTTCACGCGACCGCTGCTGCAGCGCTACCCGTTCATGGCCTCGTTCGCGCACCAGCACGTGATGACGCATGCCGACCGCCTTGCCTTCGAAGAACGCGTCGGCCGTGAGCGCCCCGGCTTCACCCTCAGCGACATGCGCGCCGGCCGCCTGGAGCCCGCGCCGCGCCGCGAGCGGTACCTGGTGACCGAGTTCATGGCGCCGCTGGGCGCGCACGGCGTCCTCGGGTTGGACGTGTTGCCGCTGGCCGACACCCCCGCCACGGTGGAACGGATGCTGTCGACCGGCAAGCCGTCCGCCACCCCGCTCATCAGCGTGCTGCAACCCGCGCGGCGCGACAGCTTCGTGCTGCTGATGCCCTTGTACCGGCGCGGCATGCCTACCGAAACAGCGCAGCAGCGACGCGCGGCATGGACTGGCCAGACCGCCACGCTGGTCCGCGCGCCCCACCTCGTGCACACGATCCTGCAATACGGCGGCCTGCTGGACGATCCGCAACTGCTGTTGCGCGTGTATGCGGGCGCACGGTCGGAACTGGTCTATACCACGGGCCCCGAGCCGGCCGCGGAGGGCGGCAGCTGGCCGGCGCTGCCGCAGTGGCTGCGCCGGTTCGATCCGCGCCATCCCGAACATGCGCAGGCCAGCTTCAGCCTGCTGGGCCAGGCCTGGCGCGTGCGGGTCGATGCCTTGCCGCGCCCGTTCCTGGCCGACCACGCCGGGTCGCTGATCGTGCTGGTCGGCGGACTGCTGTTCTCGGCGCTGGCCGCGGCCCTCGTGCACACGCTGGAGCAACGTTCCCGCCGCGTGCAATGGCTGGTCGACGAACGCACCGCCGACCTGCGGCGCAGCAATGCGCAGCTGAATGCCGACGTGGCGGCGCGCAAGCGCACCGAGCGCGCGCTGCAGGAGAGCGAGCACCGTTTCCGCCGACTGCTGGCATTGTCGTCCGACTGGTACTGGGAACAGGACGTGAATTTCTGCTTCACCAGCATCACCGACGGCTTCTTCGACAAGGCGCGCGTGCAGCGCAAGGCCTACCTCGGCCACACCCGCTGGCAGGTCTCGCCGGCATTCCTCGATTCGAAGAGCGGCCGCGACCACCTGGCGCTGCTGCAGGCCCGGCTGCCGTTCGCGAACCTGGAACACGAGATCACCGGCGACGACGGCGCAACGCGCTGGTTCCAGTCCACCGGCGAACCGGTCTACGACTCGCAGGGAGAATTCCGCGGCTACCGCGGCACCGGCAGCGAGATCACCGAGCGCAAGCAGACCGAGCAGCGCATCCGCCACATCGCCCACCATGACGCGCTGACGGGCCTGCCGAACCGCATGCTGCTGCAGGACCGGCTGGCACAGGCGGTCGCACGCGCGAACCGCGGCGGGCGCCAGATGTGGGTGCTGCTGATCGACCTGGACCGTTTCAAGTTCGTCAACGACAGCCTGGGCCACAAGGCCGGCGACCAGCTGCTGCGCACGATCGCCGGGCGCCTGCAAGCCGCGGTGCGCGACGCCGACACGGTGGCGCGGCTGTCTGGCGACGAGTTCGTCGCCATCCTGTCCGAGCATGCCGACGAAGCGCTGGCGCCGCACGCCGTCCAGCGCATCATGACGGCGCTGGCGCAGCCGATCATGCTGGAGGGCAAAGAGTTCTGCGTGACCTGCAGCATCGGGGTGGCCGTGCACGCGGCGGACGGCGCGCCCGCCGAGCACCTGATCGAACATGCCGATATCGCCATGTATGCGGCCAAGAAGCTGGGCCGCAACCGCTGGCAGTTCTACGAAAGCACGATGAACGACGCGGCGCTCGAGCGGCTGCGCATCGAAGGCGCCCTGCGCAAGGCGCTGGAACGCGGCGAATTCGTGCTGCATTACCAGCCGCAGCTCGACCTGGCGAGCGGCCGCATCGTCGGCATGGAGGCGCTGCTGCGCTGGCAGCATCCGGAACTGGGCACCGTGCCGCCGCAGCGCTTCATCGGGCTGGCCGAGGAAACCGGGTTGATCGTGCCGATCGGCGCCTGGGTGCTGCACACGGCCTGCGCGCAGGCCAGGGCGTGGCACGACATTGCGGAACCGGGCGGCTTCGGGCCGCTGCGCGTGGCCGTCAACCTGTCGGCACGGCAGTTCGCCCAGCCCGACCTGGTGGAATCGATCGCGCAGGTGCTGGCCGACACCGGCCTGCCGCCGGCCTGCCTGGACATCGAACTGACGGAAAGCCTGTTCGTCGACGACGTGGCCCAGGCGGTCGACACGCTGCACCGGTTGAAGGCGCTGGGCGTGGCGCTGTCGATCGACGACTTCGGCACCGGCTATTCGAGCTTCTCGTACCTGCGCACGTTCCCGATCGACGTGCTGAAGATCGACCGCTCGTTCATGGCCGATATCGCCAGCGATGCCGACGAAGCGGCGATCGTGATCTCGATCATAGCGCTGGCCCACAACCTCAAGCTGCGGGTGATCGCGGAGGGGGTAGAATCTGCTGCTCAGCTGGAGTTCCTGCGCGCCCACGGCTGCGACGAGATGCAGGGCTACCATTTCAGCCGGCCGGTGCCGGCGGAGGAATTCGAGCGGATCGTGCGCAGCGGCCGGACGCTGGCACCGGCCGCCGTGTCGGCGCCGGAACTGCTGTGCGCATGAGTCGACAACGAGGCGACAACGAGGCGACAGCGATGCGAGTAACAATGCGAAATCGCGATGCGCCACAACAATGCGCAATCACGGTGCGCGACAATAATGCGTCATACGAGAACGCATGACCGGAACGGGGAAAATAAAATGAATGCACGAATCAAGAAACAATTTCTGCTCAAGCCGCAACACGCGCGCACCAACCGCAAGATGCGCGACCTCGTCGACCAGGCGGTCGCCGCGCTGCCCGAGGTAGGCATCCGCAACGCGGCCGAGTTCCTGGCCTCGCTGCATGTGCCGGTCGACGTGGCCGTGCGCGCCCTCGTGTATCCGAAGCGGCGCCGCGCGGTCACGCCGCCATCTTATGCCCGCACCGGCAGAAACTGGTGATCTACCGGACCGGCGCATTCGCCGACTGATTCCGGTGCCGGCCCCCTGCTCCCCCGGGAGCCGGTGCCGGTACCTGCGTTGCCTGCCGGCCGTGGCGCTGCCCGCCGCGGCCTACTGGCCTTTCGCCTTCTTTTTCGCGCCATGCAGGGCCAGCCGCGCCGCCTTGCGGGCTTCGGCCTGCTCGCACCGCGCCACCTGCTCCGGCGTTTCCGGCACCAGCGGCGGCACGGCCACGGGCTTCCGGTCCTTGTCCACCGCCACCATCGTGAAGTAGCAGCTGTTCGCGTGCCGCACCAGCCGCTGCTGGATGTTTTCCGTCACCACGCGGATACCCACTTCCATCGATGTGCGGCCCGTGTAGTTCACGGAGGCCAGGAACGTCACCAGTTCGCCCACGTGGATCGGCTGCAGGAACATCACCTGGTCCACCGACAGCGTGACGACATAGCTGCCCGAATAGCGGCTGGCGCACGCATAGGCCACGCTGTCGAGGAATTTCAGGATCGTGCCGCCGTGCACGTTGCCCGAGAAATTGGCCATGTCGGGAGTCATCAGGACGGTCATCGTCAGCTCGTGGGCCGACCAGTGCATTGCGCTTTCCATCGTGCTTTCCATGTGATTGAGGGTCCTACCCATTCTAACGGCAATGCCGTATGCTTGCGAATCAACAATTTTTTCAATTTTGGAAAGGCATCCGATGCAGGGGAAACCGAGGTGGAAACTCGCCGCTGCCGTCGCCGGCGCAGTCATTGCAGCGTCGCTGGCCGGTGCGGCCCAGGCCGCGTTCACGGCCGATCAGGTGCAGTCGTTCACGCTTGCCAACGGCATGAAGTTCATCGTCCTGGAAAGCAGCACGATCCCGAACGCCAACATGTACACGTTCTGGAAGGTGGGCTCGCGCAACGAGGCGCCGGGCACCACCGGCCTATCGCACTTCTTCGAGCACATGATGTTCAACGGCTCGAAAAACTATGGGCCGAAGATGTTCGACCGCACGATGGAAGCGAACGGCGGCAGCAACAACGCCTACACGAACAGCGACGTGACGGTGTACCAGGACTGGTTCCCCGCCTCGTCGCTGGAGACGATCTTCAAGCTTGAAAGCGACCGCATCGCGCACCTGACGATCGATCCGAAGATGGTCGAGAGCGAGCGCGGCGTGGTGCTGTCCGAACGCAGCACGGGCCTGGAGAACTCCAACGTGCGCATGCTGATGGAAGACCTGAACAGCGTGGCCTATTCGGCCCACCCGTACTCTTGGCCCGTGATCGGCTTCGAATCGGACATCAAGGCATGGACGCAGCAGGACCTGGTCAACTACTTCCGCACGTACTACGCGCCGAACAACGCGGTGTCCGTGATCGTCGGCGATGTCAAGGCCGGCCAAGTGAAGGCGCTGGCCACGAAGTACTTCGGCGCGATCCCGAAACGCGCCGCGCCCCCGGCCGTGAAGACCGTGGAGCCGGAACAGAAAGGCGAGCGCCGGCTGTTCGTCGCCAAGGCTTCCGCGACGGCGGCGAACCTGATGGTGGCCTACAAGGTGCCGCGTGGCGACAGCCCGGATTACTACGCGCTGAACGTGCTGCAAAGCGTGCTCACCGAAGGCAAGACGTCGCGCCTGTACAAGGCGCTGGTCGAGAAGCAGCTGGCGACATCGGTCGGCGCGGATGCCACCGACGGCTTCGACCCGGGCCTGCTGTACGTGTTCGCGGTGGCCGCGAACGGCGTCGACGGCGCCAGGGTCGAGAAGGCGATGCTCGACGAGATCGACAACGTGGTGAAGAACGGCATCAGCGCCGGCGAGTTGCAGGCCGTGAAGAACAAGAAGCTCGTCAACCTGTACCGGGCGCAGGAAACGATCAACGGCAAGGCCCAGCAGCTGGGCAATTACGAAACGTTTTTCGGCGACTGGCGCGAACTGTTCGACGCGCCGGCCGCGTATGAAAAGCTGACGCCGGCCGACATCCAGGCCGTGGCCGCCCGCTACCTGAAGAAATCGCAGCGCACGGTCGGCATGCTGGCCGCGAAGGAGGAATGATGAAGAAGCTGGTGTTTTCCACGACCCTGAGCACTGCCCTGCTCGGCGCCGCCGGCATTGCCGCCGCCGCGACGCAGCCTGCCGCGCCGTCTGCTGATTTCAAGCTGCCGCAATTCGAAACCACGAAGCTGCCCAACGGCCTGACCGTGATGCTGATGGAGCGCCATGAAGTGCCGCTGATCGCCGTGCGCGCCGTCGTCAGGGCCGGCGCCGTGAACGACGGCACGCAGGCGGGCCTGGCCAACCTGACCGGCGATGCGATCCTGCTGGGCAGCGAGAAGCACGACAAGGCCGCCATCGACGAGGCGTTCGACTTCCGCGGCGCGCAACTGGCCGGCGGCAGCGCCACCGAGCAGACCACCGTGCAGGCGAACTTCGCGAAGAACGACGCGGCCGCGCTGCTGCCGCTGTTCGCCGAGATCGTGCAGCAGCCGAGCTTCGAAGCGGCCGAGCTGAACAAGCTGAGGAACCGCAAGGTCAGCGGCCTGAAACAGGCCAAGGAAAGCCCGCGCCAGGTGGCCGGCACGTACTATCGCAGCATGCTGTACGGCGATGCGCCGTATGCCAGCCCGGCCGGCGGCACGGTCGGCAGTCTGTCCGCGCTCAAGCGCGGCGACGTGCAGGGCTTCCACGAACGCTATTTCAGGCCGGACAACGCGGCCGTGATCGTCGTCGGCGATTTCGATCCGGCGGCGATGCGCCGGCAGATCGAAAGCCTGTTCGGTCAGTGGAAGGCGGAAGGCCCGGCGCCGCAGCACGCCGACTACGGCAAGCCGCTGGCCGGCAA
Above is a window of Pseudoduganella dura DNA encoding:
- a CDS encoding Ppx/GppA phosphatase family protein, which gives rise to MYAAVDLGSNSFRLSIGKHDGDTIRVLKSMREPIRLAAGLDAAGNLTEAAREKAIACLQNFAITLSAYQLDAVRVVATSTMRQAQNIATFLPQAEAAIGFPIEIISGEEEGRLIYMGVANALAQPNERRLVVDIGGGSTELILGRGPDIERVESFSVGSVKQSLAFFVNGYVDAPSYEAAILSARSHFEDGAPPYMPQFWKRAYGSSGTIRAIADVIEKNGLGKGITPDSLDALKRRFIAFGHVNRIDMPGLRPDRASTVVGGLAILIGVMHELDIDELAPIEAGLRMGVMWDLTLREMRRDRREQSVRDFARKFHVDEARAARVADDALALLEQLKPATDTAARLLYWSALLHEVGQAVSQTGHHKHGAYMIENADLPGFTTRDQRTMSRLLMAQKGNLRKVEEFLADADFARAVVALRLAIVFMHARITVADAQPKLRMKNRIELELRRELVSGHPTLSYWFEKEQENWDEVGVDLSLRTGS
- a CDS encoding GGDEF domain-containing protein gives rise to the protein MDVRTLVLALALGNLALCAALFFHDADNRQRGALATFTLARQCQAVAWLLLYFRGVIPETLAGPVANVALFAGVALDAGALWERAGRAGWRRAVLPALGLAAAGWLACHVLDADPALRVAAGSAIVGAFYLAGAAALGLGWSTATMLRRFLAVALAALGLAIAGRGLLAMALPQGWTGVGPAQLQGLGYVAFYLAMLIGAAGYLLLARETLQADLARLEVVDALTDVPNRQGFYGALAPWLALARRPGTPTALLILNLDGFKRVNDHYGHGTGDKVLKAMVEACRGQLRDSDMMGRLGGAEFAIQLPRTTLADAVVVAERIRASIEANPVKAERAVISLTASLGVTTIRADDSTVSLFKRADEALQAAKLRGRNQVVAAPPPVHDEDTGT
- a CDS encoding methyltransferase domain-containing protein, whose amino-acid sequence is MAPILDQTSREPVLLSRRNGRLTLEFVPGEVQSQMDLADPHRLVLAYARAMMCFVLFKPRPAHIVMVGLGGGSLAKFCHRYLPHARITVLELSAEVIALREHFAVPPDSERFRVIHADAARHMPRLANSADVLLVDGFDASGLPPALGSARFYADCRRALRPDGLLVANIFSYDPNYPAIARRLRQAFGDNVCQLRGVAGNNHIVFALRPAEGMPARAATRAQRLVQRIALCGALWPGLAPFNRLLAHWVVARLRAG
- a CDS encoding bifunctional diguanylate cyclase/phosphodiesterase gives rise to the protein MARRFTPVSFAAAVTLAAGLCVTGTLFIAVSALEYGKLSAGFQQRASLRVAAIRRGLDDTVEVLTVTNQLFRTMPEVTQAQFGDFTRPLLQRYPFMASFAHQHVMTHADRLAFEERVGRERPGFTLSDMRAGRLEPAPRRERYLVTEFMAPLGAHGVLGLDVLPLADTPATVERMLSTGKPSATPLISVLQPARRDSFVLLMPLYRRGMPTETAQQRRAAWTGQTATLVRAPHLVHTILQYGGLLDDPQLLLRVYAGARSELVYTTGPEPAAEGGSWPALPQWLRRFDPRHPEHAQASFSLLGQAWRVRVDALPRPFLADHAGSLIVLVGGLLFSALAAALVHTLEQRSRRVQWLVDERTADLRRSNAQLNADVAARKRTERALQESEHRFRRLLALSSDWYWEQDVNFCFTSITDGFFDKARVQRKAYLGHTRWQVSPAFLDSKSGRDHLALLQARLPFANLEHEITGDDGATRWFQSTGEPVYDSQGEFRGYRGTGSEITERKQTEQRIRHIAHHDALTGLPNRMLLQDRLAQAVARANRGGRQMWVLLIDLDRFKFVNDSLGHKAGDQLLRTIAGRLQAAVRDADTVARLSGDEFVAILSEHADEALAPHAVQRIMTALAQPIMLEGKEFCVTCSIGVAVHAADGAPAEHLIEHADIAMYAAKKLGRNRWQFYESTMNDAALERLRIEGALRKALERGEFVLHYQPQLDLASGRIVGMEALLRWQHPELGTVPPQRFIGLAEETGLIVPIGAWVLHTACAQARAWHDIAEPGGFGPLRVAVNLSARQFAQPDLVESIAQVLADTGLPPACLDIELTESLFVDDVAQAVDTLHRLKALGVALSIDDFGTGYSSFSYLRTFPIDVLKIDRSFMADIASDADEAAIVISIIALAHNLKLRVIAEGVESAAQLEFLRAHGCDEMQGYHFSRPVPAEEFERIVRSGRTLAPAAVSAPELLCA
- a CDS encoding acyl-CoA thioesterase, with amino-acid sequence MHWSAHELTMTVLMTPDMANFSGNVHGGTILKFLDSVAYACASRYSGSYVVTLSVDQVMFLQPIHVGELVTFLASVNYTGRTSMEVGIRVVTENIQQRLVRHANSCYFTMVAVDKDRKPVAVPPLVPETPEQVARCEQAEARKAARLALHGAKKKAKGQ
- a CDS encoding M16 family metallopeptidase, giving the protein MQGKPRWKLAAAVAGAVIAASLAGAAQAAFTADQVQSFTLANGMKFIVLESSTIPNANMYTFWKVGSRNEAPGTTGLSHFFEHMMFNGSKNYGPKMFDRTMEANGGSNNAYTNSDVTVYQDWFPASSLETIFKLESDRIAHLTIDPKMVESERGVVLSERSTGLENSNVRMLMEDLNSVAYSAHPYSWPVIGFESDIKAWTQQDLVNYFRTYYAPNNAVSVIVGDVKAGQVKALATKYFGAIPKRAAPPAVKTVEPEQKGERRLFVAKASATAANLMVAYKVPRGDSPDYYALNVLQSVLTEGKTSRLYKALVEKQLATSVGADATDGFDPGLLYVFAVAANGVDGARVEKAMLDEIDNVVKNGISAGELQAVKNKKLVNLYRAQETINGKAQQLGNYETFFGDWRELFDAPAAYEKLTPADIQAVAARYLKKSQRTVGMLAAKEE
- a CDS encoding M16 family metallopeptidase, with protein sequence MMKKLVFSTTLSTALLGAAGIAAAATQPAAPSADFKLPQFETTKLPNGLTVMLMERHEVPLIAVRAVVRAGAVNDGTQAGLANLTGDAILLGSEKHDKAAIDEAFDFRGAQLAGGSATEQTTVQANFAKNDAAALLPLFAEIVQQPSFEAAELNKLRNRKVSGLKQAKESPRQVAGTYYRSMLYGDAPYASPAGGTVGSLSALKRGDVQGFHERYFRPDNAAVIVVGDFDPAAMRRQIESLFGQWKAEGPAPQHADYGKPLAGKPRVWLVDKPDAIETTFIIGGPGIARNDAGYVPLQVLNTVLGGRFTSWLNDELRVNSGLTYGANSSFTPLAQSGTFAMSSFTASAKTEAALDLALKTYNRLWDKGIDKATLDSAKAYVKGQFPPRFETGEQLASLLGDMYALGVDRAQIDNFMRDVDGLTPAKAKAMIDQYFPRTNLQMVLVGKADDIRKVAAKYGEVTELDISADGFKPARK